The region GCATCACCGACCTCAACCCGCTGCAGCACGGGCTCATCTTCGAGCGGTTCCTCAACCCCGACCGCGTGTCGATGCCCGACTTCGACGTGGACTTCGACGAGCGCCGGCGCGGCGAGGTCATCCGCTACGTCACCGAGAAGTACGGCAGCGACCGCGTCGCGCAGATCGTCACCTACGGCACGATCAAGGCCAAGCAGGCGGTGAAGGACGCCGGCCGCGTGCTCGGCTACCCGTTCGCCATGGGCGACCGCATCACCAAGGTCATGCCGCCGCCGGTGATGGGCAAGGACGTCCCGCTCGCCAAGATCTTCGATCGCGACCATGCCCGGTACAACGAGGGCGGCGAGTTCCGCGCGCTGTACGAGTCCGACCAGGAGGTCGCCAAGGTCGTCGACCAGGCCAAGGGCCTGGAGGGGTTGAAGCGGCAGTGGGGGGTGCACGCCGCCGGCGTCATCATGTCGAGCGACCCGCTGCTCGACCTGATCCCGATCATGAAGCGCGAGCAGGACGGCGCGATCATCACGCAGTTCGACTACCCGACCTGCGAGAAGCTCGGCCTGATCAAGATGGACTTCCTCGGGTTGCGCAACCTGACGATCCTCGACGACGCGCTCGAGAACATCAAGATCAACCGCGACGAGGACGTCGTGGTCGAGGAGCTCGACCTCACCGACCGAGTCACCTACGACCTGCTCGCCCGGGGCGAGACGCTCGGGGTGTTCCAGCTCGACGGCGGCCCCATGCGGGCGCTGCTGCGGTCGATGCGGCCGGACAACTTCGAGGACATCTCGGCCGTCGGCGCGCTCTACCGCCCCGGCCCGATGGGTGCCGACTCGCACAACAAGTACGCCAACCGCAAGAACGGCCGCGAGCCGGTGGTGCCGATCCACCCCGAGCTCGCCGAGCCGCTCGCGGAGATCCTGGGCGAGACCTTCGGGCTCATCGTGTACCAGGAGCAGGTCATGGCCATCGCGCAGAAGGTCGCGGGCTTCTCGCTCGGTCAGGCCGACATCCTGCGCCGCGCCATGGGCAAGAAGAAGAAGGCCGAGCTGGACAAGCAGTTCGCCGGCTTCTCCGGCGGCATGAAGGACAACGGCTTCTCCGAGGCCGCGGTGAAGACGCTCTGGGACATCCTGCTCCCGTTCTCCGACTACGCCTTCAACAAGGCGCACTCGGCCGCCTACGGGCTGGTGTCCTACTGGACGGCGTACCTCAAGGCCAACTACCCGGCCGAGTACATGGCGGCGCTGTTGACGTCGGTGAAGGACGACAAGGACAAGATGGCGATCTACCTCGCCGAGTGCCGCCGCATGGGCATCAAGGTGCTGCCGCCGTGCGTCAACGAGTCCGAGGCCAACTTCACCCCGACCGGCACCGACATCCGCTTCGGGCTCACCGCGATCCGCAACGTCGGGGCGAACGTCGTCGCCTCGATCGTCGCCACGCGCAAGCTCAAGGGCGCGTTCGCCGACGTCGGCGACTTCCTGAAGAAGGTCGACGCCGTGGTGTGCAACAAGCGCACCATCGAGGGGCTGATCAAGGGCGGCGCGTTCGACTCGCTCGGGCACATGCGCCGCGGCCTGATCAACGTCTACGAGGCCGCGGTCGACAGCGTGCTCGACAGCAAGCGGGCCGCCGAGCGCGGTCAGGACTCGCTGTGGGACAGCCTCGAGGTCACCGCCGACGACCCGAGCGAGGACGTCTTCGCCGTCCGCGTCCCCGAGGTCGAGTGGGACAAGAAGGTCCTGCTGCAGTTCGAGCGCGAGATGCTCGGCCTCTACGTCTCCGACCACCCGCTGTTCGGTCTCGAGCACGTCCTGGGCAACGCCGCCGACTGCTCGGTGGCCGCGGTGCAGGCCGAGGGGGCGGGTGAGGCGCAGACGTTGACGCTCGCGGGCATCCTCAGCTCGGTGAACCGGCGCGTCACCAAGGCGGGCGCACCCTGGGCCAACGCCGTGCTCGAGGACCTCGAGGGCTCCATCGAGGTCATGTTCTTCCCCGCCACCTACGCGCAGGTCGCGCTCAACGTCGCCGAGGACGCGGTGGTGGCGATCAAGGGACGCACCGACGCCCGCGACGACACGGTCAAGCTGATCGCCAGCGAGCTCAGCGTCCTCGACACCACGCAGACCGACGGCACCCGCGGCCCGGTGCGGCTGCGCCTCGAGGCGACCCGGTGCACGCCGCCGCTGGTGAGCCGGCTCAAGGACGTCCTGGTCACCCATGCCGGGCCCACCGAGGTGCATCTGGAGCTGCTCAGCCAGAACAGCCCGACGGTGGTGCTCGACACCCGGGTGACCCCGTCGGCCGCGCTCATGGGCGACCTCAAGGCGCTGCTCGGGCCGACGGCCATCTCGGCCTGAGCCCCGCGCTGCCGGCGGTCAGCGCCCGGCGCCCGGTGCGCCGTCCCGGTCGCCGCGGCGCAGGACGATGACCGCGCACGCCGCCAGCAGCAGCATCCCCGCGGCGGTGGCCAGCGCGACCTGCATGCCGTCGACGAAGGCGGCCTGCGCGCGGCCGGCGAGCGACGGGTCGATCGCCCGGGCGACGGCGAGCGACTCGCGGGCGTGCTCGGCGACGCGGTGCGGCACCCCCGGCAGGGGCAGGTGACCGCGGTAGAGCGAGAGCAGGATGCTGCCGAGCACGGCGATCCCCAGCGCACCGCCCAGCTCGCGCGCGACGTCGTTCATCGCCGAGCCGACGCCCTGCTTGTCCGCGGGCAGCGCGTCGGTCACCGCCGCGGTGGCCGGCGTCATGGCCAGCCCCATCCCGGCGCCGAGCGCGACGAGCCCGCCCAGCAGCAGCCAGTAGGGGCTCCGCTCGTCGAGGCGTGACAGCAGCCCGAGCGCGGCGGCGGCGAGGACGAGCCCGGCCGCGGACGCGTGGGCGGTGCCGAACCGGTCGGCGAGCCGCGGCGCGACGAGCCGTGCGCTCGGCATCATGCCGAGGGCCATCGGCACGAGGCTCGCCGCGGCGACGAGCGGCGAGTTGCCCAGCACCAGCTGCAGGTACTGCAGCACCAGGAAGACGAAGCCGAAGAAGGCGGCGAACTGCAGCGTGAGCGACAGCACGCCCGCGCCGAACGCGGGGACGCCGAAGAGCCGGACGTCCAGCAGCGGGGTCGCGGTCCGCGTCTCCCACACCGCGAACAGCGCGAGCAGCACCGCCCCCGCGGCCAGGCCGCCGAGGGTGCGTGCCGTCCACCACCCCGCGGTCGGGGCCTCGATGATCGAGTAGACCAGCGCGGCGAGACCGGCGGCGCTCACGAGCGCGCCGAGGACGTCCACGCGCGGCGCGTCCGGGTCGGCGGACTCCGGCACGACCCGCAGCGTCGCGACCAGCGCGATCGCGGCGAGCGCGACGTTGACGCCGAACACGCCGCGCCACGACCAGTGCTCGAGCACGAGCCCCGACGCGAGCAGGCCGACGACGGCCGAGGCGCCGGCGACGCCGGCCCACGTGCCCACGGCCTTCGCGCGCTGGGCCGCCGGGAAAATGGTGGTGACCGTCGCCAGCGTCGCCGGCATGACGAGCGCGGCGCCGAGGCCGAGCACCGCGCGGAGCGCGATCAGGGCCGGGGCCGAGTCGACCGTCATCGCGACGGCCGAACCGGTGCCGAAGACGAGCAGCCCGGCGACGAGGACCCGTCGCCGCCCGGCCCGGTCGCCGATCGCCCCGCCGGCGAGCAACAGGGCGGCGAAGGTCAGGGCGTACGCGTCGACGATCCACGACAGCTGCGTCTGGCTCGCGCGGGTCTCGGCGGCGATCGAGGGCAGCGCCACGTTGAGCGACGCGGTGGCGGCCACGACGGTGGCCAGGGCCAGGCAGGTCGTGGCGAGGACGGCGCCGTGGCCGTGCCGGGGGGTGGGGGCTGCGACCCGCGGGTCGCGGGCTCCGGTGCCGGTCGTCATCGGCGTGCTCCTGTCCGATCGGGTGGGACTCGACGGTGACGGTCACCCGCCCTAGATTTCAACCGTGATGAATAAACCGCGGGGACGAGGCCGGCCGGCGCACCCCACCGGGGCGCGCGACGCGATCCTGGCGGTGGCGCAGCGTCGCTTCGTCCGCGAGGGGTACGAGGCCGTCACGTTGCGCTCGGTCGCCGCCGAGGCCGGGGTCGACGTCGCGGCGGTGAGCTACCACTTCGGATCGAAGAAGGGGCTGTTCGGGGCCGCGCTCGCGCTGTCGACCAACCCGGCCGACGTCATCGCCGAGGTCTTCGCCGGCCCGGCCGCCACGGCACCGCAGCGACTGGTGCGCCGCGTGCTGCAGGCCTGGGACGACGAGGAGGACGGCGCCAAGCTGCGCCGGCTCGGGCAGCGCGCGGTGGGCGACCCCGACGTCGCGCGGCTCGTCCGCGAGATGTTCGAGCGCGAGATGACGCCCGTCATCGTCGGGCACATCGGCGGGGCGGACGCGCAGCTGCGCGCCGCCACGGTCATCAGCGTGATCGGCGGGCTCATCATCGGCCGCTACCTGGTGGGCATCGAACCGCTCGCCTCGCTGCCGGCCGATGAATTGGTGGCCCGGCTCGCACCCCTCGTCCGCGTCGCGCTGGCCGGGGCCCGGGCCGCCGAGACACCGCGACGGCGCCCCGGGTAGGGCCGGCGGGCGGTGTCACCCGGGCGTCACCTGCGCGTCGCCCCGCCGTCGCCGGGACGTGGCCCCCCGGGCGGTCGACCTTCCTAGCGTCGGGGCCGCGACCGTCCGCCGTCCGGCGGTGACGGCCCACCACCGTCGGGAGAGCGATGCACACGTCGGCCATGAACCACATGCGGCTCTCCGTGGAGCAATACCTGAAGCGCGACCGTCACTACGACGTCCTCGACTTCGGGTCCCAGGCCGCCGGCAACGGCCGGACGCACCGCGAGGTGCTCGTCGACCACGACGTCACCTACACCGGTGTCGACGTGGTGGCGGGGGAGAACGTCGACATCGTGATGGCCAAGCCGTACCGCATCCCCGCGCGGGCGAGGTCCTTCGACGTCGTCATCACCGGATCGGCCTTCGAGCACATCCCGTTCATGTGGGCGTCGTTCCTGGAGATCGCGCGGGTGCTGCGGCCCGGCGGCCTGGTGTTCCTGACCGCGCCGTCGCGCGGCCACATCCACTTCGACATGGACTGCTGGCGCTTCTACCCCGACTCGATGCGGGCCCTCGCCGCGTTCGCGCGCATGCAGCTGCTCGAGGCCCACACCGACATGCCGCCGAAGCACCCCCGCGGTGGGGTCGACTACGCGCGCGTGGACTACGAGCGCAACTACTGGGGCGACACCGTCGGCGTGTTCCGCAAGCCGCAGGAGTACTCGATGCTCGTGGCCCCCGTGCGCGAGGTGATCGTGTGGTGGGCGAACCGGGTCAACGGCATCGAGCACGTGCCGCGCAAGTACGGCACGAAGAAGCGGTTCCGCGTCGCCCTCTGACGAGCCGGTGCGTCAGAGCTGCGCGATGCGCTTGACGCGGGGCTCGACGACGCGGACGCCGTACCGGTAGGCGCGGCGCGCGGCCACGCGCGCGGCGCGACGCGCGAACGACGGGCGCGTCCCGATCGCGTCGGACGGCGCCAGCACGGCGCCGGTGCGGTCGATGCCGTACCTCGCGAGCAGGCCGGGCAGGTAGGCGCCGGCCCGCTCCTCGTCGAGCCATGGGCGCAGCGGCGGCAGCTCCGCGCGCTTCGCGACAAGCTCGCCGAGCCGGTCGGCGGCGGCGGTGTAGGAGTCCGGGCCCACGACCACGCCGTGCGCGGCGGCCCACTCCGGGCGGGTGACGGGCAGCTCGCCGCGCAGCAGCGACGGCCAGGACGTCATCGCCCCGGACCCGACGAACAGCTGGTTGCCGAGCGACTCGCGGATGCCGTAGTCGGTGAGCAGTGCCGTCGGGATGCCGCGGTGCATGGCCTCGATCGCCGCCGTCGAGCTGACGGTGACGCACAGGTCGGTGCGATCGAGCACCGCGTCCATCGCGCCGTAGGCGAAGGTCAGGTTGGGCGGCAGCTCCTCCGGTGGGAGCAGGGCCTCGAAGTGGAAGGGCTCGACGTGCGTCGTCCGGTCGCCGACCCGGGCACGCAGCTTGACCACCAC is a window of Jatrophihabitans endophyticus DNA encoding:
- the dnaE gene encoding DNA polymerase III subunit alpha, giving the protein MLDGAARLTELFESAARMGMPALAMTDHGNVFGAQDFYSKATAAGVKPIIGMEAYVTPNTHRGERTRVRWAEGGENDVSGGGAFTHMTLLAENTAGMHNLFRLSSRSSLEGFFYKPRADRELLAEYADGLIATTGCPSGEIQTWLRIGDYEKARASAAEFRDIFGRDNYYLELMDHGLAIETRVRDDLLRLAKDLQLPMIATNDLHYTHAEDADTHEILLCVQSGKTMADPNRFKFDARDFYLKSPAEMRSLWADKYDLREACDNTLLIAERCEVSFTEGNGTYMPNFPVPDGETESSWFRTEVATGMQRRFPDGIPADAQRQADYEVGVIEQMRFPGYFLVVADFINWAKDNGIRVGPGRGSGAGSMVAYAMRITDLNPLQHGLIFERFLNPDRVSMPDFDVDFDERRRGEVIRYVTEKYGSDRVAQIVTYGTIKAKQAVKDAGRVLGYPFAMGDRITKVMPPPVMGKDVPLAKIFDRDHARYNEGGEFRALYESDQEVAKVVDQAKGLEGLKRQWGVHAAGVIMSSDPLLDLIPIMKREQDGAIITQFDYPTCEKLGLIKMDFLGLRNLTILDDALENIKINRDEDVVVEELDLTDRVTYDLLARGETLGVFQLDGGPMRALLRSMRPDNFEDISAVGALYRPGPMGADSHNKYANRKNGREPVVPIHPELAEPLAEILGETFGLIVYQEQVMAIAQKVAGFSLGQADILRRAMGKKKKAELDKQFAGFSGGMKDNGFSEAAVKTLWDILLPFSDYAFNKAHSAAYGLVSYWTAYLKANYPAEYMAALLTSVKDDKDKMAIYLAECRRMGIKVLPPCVNESEANFTPTGTDIRFGLTAIRNVGANVVASIVATRKLKGAFADVGDFLKKVDAVVCNKRTIEGLIKGGAFDSLGHMRRGLINVYEAAVDSVLDSKRAAERGQDSLWDSLEVTADDPSEDVFAVRVPEVEWDKKVLLQFEREMLGLYVSDHPLFGLEHVLGNAADCSVAAVQAEGAGEAQTLTLAGILSSVNRRVTKAGAPWANAVLEDLEGSIEVMFFPATYAQVALNVAEDAVVAIKGRTDARDDTVKLIASELSVLDTTQTDGTRGPVRLRLEATRCTPPLVSRLKDVLVTHAGPTEVHLELLSQNSPTVVLDTRVTPSAALMGDLKALLGPTAISA
- a CDS encoding MFS transporter — its product is MTTGTGARDPRVAAPTPRHGHGAVLATTCLALATVVAATASLNVALPSIAAETRASQTQLSWIVDAYALTFAALLLAGGAIGDRAGRRRVLVAGLLVFGTGSAVAMTVDSAPALIALRAVLGLGAALVMPATLATVTTIFPAAQRAKAVGTWAGVAGASAVVGLLASGLVLEHWSWRGVFGVNVALAAIALVATLRVVPESADPDAPRVDVLGALVSAAGLAALVYSIIEAPTAGWWTARTLGGLAAGAVLLALFAVWETRTATPLLDVRLFGVPAFGAGVLSLTLQFAAFFGFVFLVLQYLQLVLGNSPLVAAASLVPMALGMMPSARLVAPRLADRFGTAHASAAGLVLAAAALGLLSRLDERSPYWLLLGGLVALGAGMGLAMTPATAAVTDALPADKQGVGSAMNDVARELGGALGIAVLGSILLSLYRGHLPLPGVPHRVAEHARESLAVARAIDPSLAGRAQAAFVDGMQVALATAAGMLLLAACAVIVLRRGDRDGAPGAGR
- a CDS encoding TetR/AcrR family transcriptional regulator, which encodes MNKPRGRGRPAHPTGARDAILAVAQRRFVREGYEAVTLRSVAAEAGVDVAAVSYHFGSKKGLFGAALALSTNPADVIAEVFAGPAATAPQRLVRRVLQAWDDEEDGAKLRRLGQRAVGDPDVARLVREMFEREMTPVIVGHIGGADAQLRAATVISVIGGLIIGRYLVGIEPLASLPADELVARLAPLVRVALAGARAAETPRRRPG
- a CDS encoding methyltransferase domain-containing protein; protein product: MNHMRLSVEQYLKRDRHYDVLDFGSQAAGNGRTHREVLVDHDVTYTGVDVVAGENVDIVMAKPYRIPARARSFDVVITGSAFEHIPFMWASFLEIARVLRPGGLVFLTAPSRGHIHFDMDCWRFYPDSMRALAAFARMQLLEAHTDMPPKHPRGGVDYARVDYERNYWGDTVGVFRKPQEYSMLVAPVREVIVWWANRVNGIEHVPRKYGTKKRFRVAL